In the genome of Kitasatospora cineracea, one region contains:
- a CDS encoding M1 family metallopeptidase — translation MSTEQAPAADPYFPRHGDPRYRAHRYEIALDYRPGPNRLAASARIAAIAGPEPLREFALDLAAFRIGKVLVDGKPAHWTHRDGKLRIKPAKAPAAGAVFTCEVHWSGNPRPVRSPWGGLGFEEITDGALVASQPTGAPSWYPCNDRPADKAAYQLTVTTATPYAVVTGGRLLSRTTRSSATTWVYEQPAPTAPYLVGLAIAPLRQVPLTERAPGTVPQSGWVPQPLTARFEHDFARQPQMMRLFEELFGPYPFDGYTVAVVDEDLDVPVEAQGMATFGRNHVDGRRGWERLVAHELAHQWFGNSVTVADWRHIWLNEGLAKYAEWLWSERTGGPTAQRKAADAHLQLRGLPQDLAIGDPGKRHMFDDRVYERGGLTVHALRCALGDTEFFRLLRDWATAYRHAVVTTADFAAHAARYTDRPLGPLLDAWLHRGALPDLPVPEPSPAARPGVLGGTGREAVRRFLKERGT, via the coding sequence TTGAGCACCGAGCAGGCCCCCGCCGCCGACCCGTACTTCCCCCGGCACGGGGACCCGCGCTACCGCGCCCACCGCTACGAGATCGCGCTCGACTACCGGCCCGGCCCCAACCGGCTGGCCGCCTCCGCCCGGATCGCCGCCATCGCCGGGCCCGAGCCGCTGCGCGAGTTCGCCCTCGACCTGGCGGCCTTCCGGATCGGCAAGGTGCTGGTCGACGGGAAGCCCGCGCACTGGACGCACCGGGACGGCAAGCTGCGGATCAAGCCCGCCAAGGCCCCCGCCGCCGGGGCGGTGTTCACCTGCGAGGTGCACTGGTCCGGCAACCCGCGCCCGGTGCGCAGCCCCTGGGGCGGCCTCGGCTTCGAGGAGATCACCGACGGCGCCCTGGTCGCCTCCCAGCCCACCGGCGCCCCGTCCTGGTACCCCTGCAACGACCGCCCCGCCGACAAGGCCGCCTACCAGCTGACCGTCACCACCGCCACCCCCTACGCCGTGGTCACCGGCGGCCGCCTGCTCAGCCGCACCACCCGCTCCTCCGCCACCACCTGGGTGTACGAGCAGCCCGCCCCGACCGCGCCCTACCTGGTCGGGCTGGCGATCGCCCCGCTGCGCCAGGTCCCGCTGACCGAGCGGGCCCCCGGCACCGTGCCGCAGAGCGGCTGGGTGCCGCAGCCGCTGACCGCCCGGTTCGAGCACGACTTCGCCCGGCAGCCGCAGATGATGCGCCTGTTCGAGGAGCTGTTCGGCCCGTACCCGTTCGACGGGTACACCGTCGCCGTGGTCGACGAGGACCTGGACGTGCCCGTCGAGGCGCAGGGCATGGCCACCTTCGGCCGCAACCACGTCGACGGGCGGCGCGGCTGGGAGCGCCTGGTCGCGCACGAGCTCGCCCACCAGTGGTTCGGCAACAGCGTCACCGTCGCCGACTGGCGGCACATCTGGCTCAACGAGGGCCTGGCCAAGTACGCCGAGTGGCTGTGGTCCGAGCGCACCGGCGGCCCCACCGCCCAACGCAAGGCCGCCGACGCCCACCTGCAACTGCGCGGCCTGCCGCAGGACCTGGCGATCGGCGACCCCGGCAAGCGGCACATGTTCGACGACCGGGTCTACGAGCGCGGCGGCCTGACCGTGCACGCGCTGCGCTGCGCCCTCGGCGACACCGAGTTCTTCCGGCTGCTGCGCGACTGGGCCACCGCCTACCGGCACGCCGTCGTCACCACCGCCGACTTCGCCGCGCACGCCGCCCGCTACACCGACCGCCCGCTCGGCCCGCTGCTCGACGCCTGGCTGCACCGGGGCGCGCTGCCCGACCTGCCGGTGCCGGAACCTTCTCCCGCCGCCCGGCCTGGTGTACTGGGAGGCACGGGCCGCGAGGCCGTCCGTCGCTTCCTGAAGGAACGAGGAACATGA
- a CDS encoding APC family permease yields MRSEELGETLLPKRLALPIFASDPLSSVAYATGEILLVLTVGGTAFLYLTPWIALGVVALMAVVVLSYRQVVHAYPSGGGSYEVVSRNLGANPGLVVAASLLVDYVMTVAVSVASGVDNIISAFGSLADHRVALALGFVALLTAVNLRGVRESGRAFAAPTYLFIGGILLMVVTGLVRLAFGDGPQAPTAHLGVAAEHGKDALQGLGLLMLGLRAFASGCTALTGVEAISNGVPAFRAPKSRNAAATMAVMGVVAVVMFAGVTLLALTSHVHYVEDACQLTGLAGDCHAYTQQTVIAQLAASVFGGSDSVLFYFVQAVTALVLILAANTAFNGFPLLSSILAQHRYLPRQLHTRGDRLAFSNGIVALAVVAGALLWFYEADVTSLIHLYILGVFTSFTLSQIGMVRHWNRALAAGPDPAARSAARRSRVINGLGAVTTALVLVIVLITKFTQGAWLAVVAALLLWLTMRGIRRHYDAVAAELAAEDEEPAPRPRQVHAVVLVSKLHRPTLRAIGYAQAFRPDTLEAVTADVEPEATADLRARWDGSGLDVPLRVLDSPFREITKPVVAHVRELTSARPGDAVAVFIPEYVVGHWWENLLHNQSALWLKSRLLFTPGVMVISVPWQLTSAGHADRPARRAPGAVRRGEPTRGR; encoded by the coding sequence ATGCGCAGCGAGGAACTCGGCGAGACGCTGCTGCCCAAGCGGCTGGCGCTGCCGATCTTCGCCTCCGACCCGCTCTCCTCGGTGGCGTACGCGACCGGCGAGATCCTGCTGGTGCTCACCGTCGGCGGCACCGCGTTCCTGTACCTGACGCCGTGGATCGCCCTGGGCGTGGTCGCCCTGATGGCCGTGGTGGTGCTGTCCTACCGGCAGGTGGTGCACGCCTACCCGAGCGGCGGCGGCTCGTACGAGGTGGTCTCGCGCAACCTCGGGGCCAACCCGGGGCTGGTGGTGGCCGCCTCGCTGCTGGTCGACTACGTGATGACGGTGGCGGTCTCGGTGGCCTCCGGGGTGGACAACATCATCTCCGCGTTCGGCTCGCTGGCCGACCACCGGGTGGCGCTGGCGCTCGGCTTCGTGGCGCTGCTGACCGCGGTCAACCTGCGCGGCGTGCGCGAGTCGGGGCGGGCGTTCGCCGCGCCGACCTACCTGTTCATCGGCGGAATCCTGCTGATGGTGGTCACCGGCCTGGTCCGGCTCGCGTTCGGCGACGGCCCGCAGGCGCCGACCGCGCACCTGGGCGTCGCCGCCGAGCACGGCAAGGACGCCCTGCAGGGCCTGGGCCTGCTGATGCTGGGCCTGCGCGCCTTCGCCTCCGGCTGCACCGCGCTGACCGGCGTCGAGGCGATCTCCAACGGGGTGCCCGCGTTCCGGGCCCCGAAGTCCCGCAACGCGGCCGCCACCATGGCGGTGATGGGCGTCGTCGCGGTGGTGATGTTCGCCGGCGTCACGCTGCTCGCGCTCACCTCGCACGTCCACTACGTCGAGGACGCCTGCCAGTTGACCGGCCTGGCCGGGGACTGCCACGCGTACACCCAGCAGACCGTGATCGCCCAGCTCGCCGCGAGCGTCTTCGGCGGCTCCGACAGCGTGCTGTTCTACTTCGTCCAGGCGGTCACCGCGCTGGTGCTGATCCTGGCCGCGAACACCGCCTTCAACGGCTTCCCGCTGCTCTCCTCGATCCTCGCCCAGCACCGCTACCTGCCCCGGCAGCTGCACACCCGCGGCGACCGGCTGGCGTTCTCCAACGGCATCGTCGCGCTCGCCGTGGTGGCCGGGGCGCTGCTGTGGTTCTACGAGGCGGACGTCACCAGCCTGATCCACCTGTACATCCTGGGCGTGTTCACCTCCTTCACGCTCTCCCAGATCGGCATGGTCCGGCACTGGAACCGCGCCCTGGCCGCCGGGCCCGACCCGGCCGCCCGCTCCGCCGCCCGGCGCTCCCGGGTGATCAACGGGCTGGGCGCCGTCACCACCGCGCTGGTACTGGTCATCGTGCTGATCACCAAGTTCACCCAGGGCGCCTGGCTGGCCGTGGTCGCCGCCCTGCTGCTCTGGCTGACCATGCGCGGCATCCGCCGCCACTACGACGCCGTCGCCGCCGAACTGGCGGCGGAGGACGAGGAACCGGCGCCCCGCCCCCGGCAGGTGCACGCCGTGGTGCTGGTCTCCAAGCTGCACCGGCCCACCCTGCGGGCGATCGGCTACGCACAGGCGTTCCGGCCCGACACGCTGGAGGCCGTCACCGCGGACGTCGAGCCCGAGGCCACCGCCGACCTGCGCGCCCGGTGGGACGGCAGCGGCCTGGACGTGCCGCTGCGGGTGCTCGACTCGCCGTTCCGGGAGATCACCAAGCCGGTCGTCGCGCACGTCCGGGAGCTGACGTCCGCTCGGCCCGGCGACGCGGTGGCGGTCTTCATCCCCGAGTACGTGGTCGGCCACTGGTGGGAGAACCTGCTGCACAACCAGTCCGCGCTGTGGCTCAAGAGCCGCCTGCTGTTCACCCCCGGCGTGATGGTCATCTCGGTGCCCTGGCAGCTGACTTCGGCCGGGCACGCCGACCGCCCGGCCCGCCGGGCCCCCGGCGCCGTCCGCCGCGGCGAACCCACCCGGGGCCGCTGA
- a CDS encoding Pls/PosA family non-ribosomal peptide synthetase — translation MITAPATALFRAQAAPGPRTLVDVLAATAAAHPQEPALDDGRETLGYAALLAEVEKVRRRLAEAGVGLGDRVGIRVPSGGNQLYVAILAVLAAGAAYVPVDFEDPDERAELVFGEADVNAVIGADYALDRVKPSGHEAQAPGPEQDAWIIFTSGSTGRPKGVAVSHRSAAAFVDAEAAMFLQDEPIGPGDRVMAGLSVAFDASCEEMWLAWRHGACLVPVPRSQVRSGADLGPWLAEQEITVISTVPTLAALWPAEALDEVRLLIFGGEACPPELAERLVTEGREVWNTYGPTEATVVACGALMTGRAPIRIGLPLDGWELAVVDEAGEVVPMGASGQLVIGGVGLARYLDPAKDAEKYAPLESLGWERAYRSGDLVRAEPEGLVFLGRADEQIKLGGRRIELGEVDAALQALPAVSGAAAAVRTARGGNQLLVGYLVAQDGFDRDAAVARLRAELPAALVPLLATVDHLPTRTSGKVDRDALPWPLPDLETSGPAEQLYGTEAWLAEQWAQILGTRVRGAGDDFFAIGGGSLAAARLTTLLRTRYPAASVLDIYQQPTLRKLARLLEKSAQTEGPARTVAPTPRRAQTLQLLLMLPLATLTGLRWSLALGVLGTLLNLLGDHPWAPTAPWWLLAAGAVLLYSAPGRLALAAGGARLLLRGTGPGTYPRGGSVHLRLWTAERLAEATGAVELSGSWLIRYARALGCRVAPDVDLHALPPVTGLLRLGKGCAVENEVDLSGYWLDGDRLEIGALRIGAGAVVGTRSTLLPGAKIGKRAEIAPGSGVTGSVPTGQRWAGAPAVKTGKAERGWPKQRPPRTPRWAAAYGATGFALTLLPLLAALPALLIAGRFVHPGDGLAQALRGALTALVPATLAYGLAYAALVLAGVRLLSLGLRTGYHPLHGRVGWQAWTVSQLMDLARETLFPLYAGLITPVWLRLLGMRIGKGAEVSTVLALPSLTKVGDGAFLADDTLIAPYELGGGWVRIGRAEIGERAFLGNSGMTAPGRAVPDRGLVGVLSATPKKAKRGSSYLGMPPVKLPRAADTADLALTYEPPARLRWARGLTELARIVPVLASAALAVLTAAALCALGQPLLSGFVLLGAGLAACLVSAAAKWLLVGRFRAVEHPLWSGFVWRNELADTFTEVLAVPWLVGRTAGTPLMNLWLRALGARIGRGVWCESYWLPEADLVTLGDGVSVNRGSVLQTHLFHDRIMRLDTVELRAGATLGPGGIVLPGSTVGERSTLGPASLVMRAETVPADTRWLGNPIEAWQQ, via the coding sequence ATGATCACCGCCCCCGCCACCGCGCTGTTCCGCGCCCAGGCCGCACCCGGACCGCGCACCCTGGTCGACGTGCTCGCGGCCACCGCAGCCGCCCACCCGCAGGAGCCGGCGCTGGACGACGGACGCGAGACGCTCGGCTACGCGGCGCTGCTCGCCGAGGTCGAGAAGGTCCGCCGCCGCCTCGCCGAGGCGGGCGTCGGCCTCGGCGACCGGGTCGGCATCCGGGTCCCCTCCGGCGGCAACCAGCTGTACGTGGCGATCCTGGCGGTGCTCGCCGCGGGCGCCGCCTACGTGCCCGTCGACTTCGAGGACCCCGACGAGCGGGCCGAGCTGGTCTTCGGCGAGGCCGACGTCAACGCGGTGATCGGCGCCGACTACGCCCTCGACCGGGTCAAGCCGTCCGGCCACGAGGCGCAGGCGCCCGGCCCCGAGCAGGACGCCTGGATCATCTTCACCTCCGGCTCCACCGGCAGGCCCAAGGGCGTCGCCGTCAGCCACCGCAGCGCCGCCGCGTTCGTCGACGCCGAGGCCGCGATGTTCCTCCAGGACGAGCCGATCGGGCCCGGAGACCGGGTGATGGCCGGGCTGTCGGTGGCCTTCGACGCCTCCTGCGAGGAGATGTGGCTGGCCTGGCGGCACGGCGCCTGCCTGGTGCCCGTCCCGCGCTCCCAGGTCCGCTCCGGCGCCGACCTCGGCCCGTGGCTGGCCGAGCAGGAGATCACCGTGATCTCCACCGTCCCCACGCTGGCCGCGCTCTGGCCCGCCGAGGCGCTGGACGAGGTCCGGCTGCTGATCTTCGGCGGCGAGGCCTGCCCGCCCGAACTCGCCGAGCGCCTGGTCACCGAGGGCCGCGAGGTGTGGAACACCTACGGCCCCACCGAGGCCACCGTGGTCGCCTGCGGCGCCCTGATGACCGGGCGGGCCCCGATCCGGATCGGCCTGCCGCTGGACGGCTGGGAGCTCGCCGTCGTCGACGAGGCGGGCGAGGTGGTCCCGATGGGCGCCAGCGGCCAACTGGTGATCGGCGGCGTCGGCCTGGCCCGCTACCTCGACCCGGCCAAGGACGCCGAGAAGTACGCCCCGCTGGAATCCCTCGGCTGGGAGCGCGCCTACCGCTCCGGCGACCTGGTCCGCGCCGAACCCGAGGGCCTGGTCTTCCTCGGCCGCGCCGACGAGCAGATCAAGCTCGGCGGACGGCGGATCGAGCTCGGCGAGGTCGACGCGGCCCTCCAGGCGCTGCCCGCCGTCTCCGGCGCCGCCGCCGCCGTGCGCACCGCCCGCGGCGGCAACCAGCTGCTGGTCGGCTACCTGGTCGCCCAGGACGGCTTCGACCGGGACGCCGCCGTCGCCCGGCTGCGCGCCGAACTGCCCGCCGCCCTCGTCCCGCTGCTCGCCACCGTCGACCACCTGCCCACCCGCACCTCCGGCAAGGTCGACCGGGACGCGCTGCCCTGGCCGCTGCCCGACCTGGAGACCTCCGGCCCCGCCGAGCAGCTCTACGGCACCGAGGCCTGGCTGGCCGAGCAGTGGGCGCAGATCCTCGGCACCCGGGTCCGCGGCGCGGGCGACGACTTCTTCGCGATCGGCGGCGGCTCGCTGGCCGCCGCCCGGCTCACCACCCTGCTGCGCACCCGCTACCCGGCCGCCTCCGTCCTCGACATCTACCAGCAGCCCACCCTGCGCAAGCTCGCCCGGCTGCTGGAGAAGTCCGCCCAGACCGAGGGCCCGGCCCGCACCGTCGCCCCCACGCCCCGCCGCGCCCAGACCCTGCAACTGCTGCTGATGCTGCCGCTGGCCACCCTCACCGGCCTGCGCTGGAGCCTCGCCCTCGGCGTCCTCGGCACCCTGCTGAACCTGCTCGGCGACCACCCCTGGGCCCCCACCGCCCCCTGGTGGCTGCTGGCCGCCGGCGCCGTCCTGCTGTACTCCGCGCCCGGCCGCCTGGCGCTCGCCGCGGGCGGCGCCCGGCTGCTGCTGCGCGGCACCGGCCCCGGCACGTACCCGCGCGGCGGCTCCGTCCACCTGCGGCTGTGGACCGCCGAACGGCTCGCCGAAGCCACCGGCGCGGTCGAACTCTCCGGCTCCTGGCTCATCCGCTACGCCCGGGCGCTCGGCTGCCGGGTCGCCCCCGACGTCGACCTGCACGCCCTGCCGCCCGTCACCGGCCTGCTGCGCCTGGGCAAGGGCTGCGCCGTCGAGAACGAGGTCGACCTGTCCGGCTACTGGCTGGACGGCGACCGGCTGGAGATCGGCGCGCTGCGGATCGGCGCCGGAGCCGTGGTCGGCACCCGCTCGACCCTGCTGCCCGGCGCCAAGATCGGCAAGCGCGCCGAGATCGCCCCCGGCTCCGGCGTCACCGGCTCCGTCCCCACCGGCCAGCGCTGGGCCGGCGCCCCCGCCGTCAAGACCGGCAAGGCCGAACGCGGCTGGCCCAAGCAGCGCCCGCCGCGCACCCCCCGCTGGGCCGCCGCCTACGGCGCCACCGGCTTCGCCCTCACCCTGCTGCCGCTGCTCGCCGCCCTGCCCGCGCTGCTGATCGCCGGGCGGTTCGTCCACCCCGGAGACGGCCTCGCCCAGGCCCTGCGCGGCGCCCTGACCGCCCTCGTCCCCGCCACCCTCGCCTACGGGCTGGCCTACGCCGCGCTCGTCCTGGCGGGCGTCCGGCTGCTCTCGCTCGGCCTGCGCACCGGCTACCACCCGCTGCACGGCCGGGTCGGCTGGCAGGCGTGGACGGTCAGCCAGCTGATGGACCTGGCCCGCGAGACGCTGTTCCCGCTGTACGCCGGACTGATCACCCCGGTGTGGCTGCGGCTGCTCGGCATGCGGATCGGCAAGGGCGCCGAGGTCTCCACCGTGCTGGCGCTGCCCAGCCTGACCAAGGTCGGCGACGGCGCGTTCCTCGCCGACGACACCCTGATCGCCCCGTACGAGCTGGGCGGCGGCTGGGTGCGGATCGGGCGGGCCGAGATCGGCGAGCGGGCCTTCCTCGGCAACTCCGGGATGACCGCGCCCGGCCGGGCCGTCCCCGACCGGGGCCTGGTCGGCGTGCTCTCCGCGACGCCGAAGAAGGCCAAGCGCGGCAGCTCCTACCTGGGCATGCCGCCGGTCAAGCTGCCCCGGGCCGCCGACACCGCCGACCTCGCCCTCACCTACGAGCCGCCCGCCCGGCTGCGCTGGGCCCGCGGCCTGACCGAACTGGCCCGGATCGTCCCGGTGCTCGCCTCCGCCGCGCTGGCCGTGCTCACCGCCGCCGCGCTGTGCGCGCTCGGGCAGCCGCTGCTGTCGGGCTTCGTGCTGCTCGGCGCGGGCCTGGCGGCCTGCCTGGTCTCGGCCGCCGCCAAGTGGCTGCTGGTCGGCCGGTTCCGGGCCGTCGAGCACCCGCTGTGGTCCGGCTTCGTGTGGCGCAACGAGCTCGCCGACACCTTCACCGAGGTCCTCGCCGTGCCCTGGCTGGTCGGCCGCACCGCCGGCACCCCGCTGATGAACCTGTGGCTGCGCGCGCTCGGCGCGAGGATCGGCCGCGGCGTGTGGTGCGAGAGCTACTGGCTGCCCGAGGCCGACCTGGTCACCCTCGGCGACGGCGTCAGCGTCAACCGCGGCAGCGTGCTGCAGACCCACCTCTTCCACGACCGGATCATGCGACTGGATACTGTGGAGCTCCGCGCGGGCGCCACCCTCGGCCCGGGCGGGATCGTGCTGCCCGGCAGCACCGTCGGCGAGCGCTCCACCCTCGGCCCGGCCTCCCTGGTGATGCGCGCCGAGACGGTGCCCGCCGACACCCGCTGGCTCGGCAACCCCATCGAAGCCTGGCAGCAGTAA
- a CDS encoding DUF421 domain-containing protein, whose amino-acid sequence MWQDMFDAGISYGEKTLRTVLVYLALLVLLRVIGKRGLAQLNTFDLVVMLLLSNVVQNAVIGNDDSVTGGLYGALVLLATDWVLVRQAARWNWFNRLLDGTPTVLARDGVYDRRTIARQGIRVADLDVAVRHQGGDAIGETSLIVLEPGGTLLVKLKEGDQVADKADVAALRAALAAIEARLPAGPRGY is encoded by the coding sequence ATGTGGCAGGACATGTTCGACGCGGGCATCTCGTACGGCGAGAAGACCCTCCGTACGGTGCTGGTCTACCTGGCGCTGCTGGTGCTGCTGCGGGTGATCGGCAAGCGCGGGCTGGCCCAGCTGAACACCTTCGACCTGGTGGTCATGCTGCTGCTGTCCAACGTGGTGCAGAACGCGGTGATCGGGAACGACGACTCGGTGACCGGCGGCCTGTACGGGGCGCTGGTGCTGCTGGCCACCGACTGGGTGCTGGTGCGGCAGGCGGCGCGCTGGAACTGGTTCAACCGGCTGCTGGACGGGACGCCGACGGTGCTGGCCCGGGACGGGGTGTACGACCGGCGGACGATCGCCCGGCAGGGCATCCGGGTGGCCGACCTGGACGTGGCGGTCCGGCACCAGGGCGGTGACGCGATCGGGGAGACCTCGCTGATCGTGCTGGAGCCCGGCGGGACGCTGCTGGTGAAGCTCAAGGAGGGCGACCAGGTCGCGGACAAGGCCGACGTGGCGGCGCTCCGGGCCGCGCTGGCGGCGATCGAGGCCCGGCTGCCCGCCGGGCCGCGCGGATATTGA
- a CDS encoding DUF2252 domain-containing protein, whose product MDTPAPYLTVAERTEAGRAARKRAPRSTAGHWRPAADRPDPLAVLRAQAESRVPDLVPIRNGRMAASPFAFLRGAAAVMAGDLATAPDSGLTVQLCGDAHLVNFGLFASPERALLFDLNDFDETLPGPFEWDVQRLAASLAVAARENGEGPEDAHRVVLEAVRAYRERIRQLAGLGELPVWYRRIDAGELLTSLRGKPRQRIEADLAAARRRDSLQAAGKLTETTANGRHRFKDQPPLIEHVGFDTDEVRSLLADYRATLPEERGRLLDRYRYVDTARKVVGVGSVGTRCFVVLLQGRDADDPLVLQVKEAQASVLEPYAGPGRYSHHGQRVVAGQRLTQAASDIFLGWMTGPAGRHFYWRQLRDMKGSAEVGEMTTRGLRAYAALCGAALARAHARSGDRIAIAAYLGRADTFDRAVAAFAHHYAELNTADHARLAAAIAAGEVQSEDA is encoded by the coding sequence ATGGACACCCCCGCCCCCTACCTGACCGTCGCGGAACGCACCGAGGCGGGCCGCGCCGCCCGCAAGCGCGCCCCGCGCTCCACCGCCGGGCACTGGCGGCCCGCCGCCGACCGCCCCGACCCGCTCGCGGTGCTGCGCGCCCAGGCGGAGAGCCGCGTCCCCGACCTGGTGCCGATCCGCAACGGCCGGATGGCCGCCTCCCCGTTCGCCTTCCTGCGCGGCGCGGCCGCCGTGATGGCCGGCGACCTCGCCACCGCCCCCGACAGCGGCCTGACCGTCCAGCTCTGCGGGGACGCTCACCTGGTCAACTTCGGGCTGTTCGCCTCGCCCGAACGCGCCCTGCTGTTCGACCTGAACGACTTCGACGAGACGCTGCCCGGCCCGTTCGAGTGGGACGTCCAGCGCCTCGCCGCCAGCCTCGCCGTCGCCGCCCGGGAGAACGGCGAGGGCCCCGAGGACGCCCACCGGGTGGTGCTGGAGGCCGTCCGCGCCTACCGCGAACGGATCCGGCAGCTCGCCGGGCTCGGCGAACTCCCGGTCTGGTACCGGCGGATCGACGCCGGCGAACTGCTCACCAGCCTCAGGGGCAAGCCCCGGCAGCGGATCGAGGCCGACCTCGCCGCCGCCCGCCGCCGCGACAGCCTGCAGGCCGCCGGCAAGCTCACCGAGACCACCGCCAACGGGCGCCACCGCTTCAAGGACCAGCCCCCGCTGATCGAGCACGTCGGCTTCGACACCGACGAGGTCCGCTCGCTGCTCGCCGACTACCGGGCCACCCTCCCCGAGGAGCGCGGCCGGCTGCTCGACCGCTACCGGTACGTCGACACCGCCCGCAAGGTGGTCGGCGTCGGCAGCGTCGGCACCCGCTGCTTCGTCGTCCTGCTCCAGGGCCGGGACGCCGACGACCCGCTGGTGCTGCAGGTCAAGGAGGCCCAGGCGTCCGTCCTGGAGCCCTACGCCGGGCCCGGCCGGTACTCCCACCACGGGCAGCGGGTGGTCGCCGGGCAACGGCTCACCCAGGCCGCGAGCGACATCTTCCTCGGCTGGATGACCGGCCCCGCCGGCCGGCACTTCTACTGGCGCCAGCTGCGCGACATGAAGGGCTCCGCCGAGGTCGGCGAGATGACCACCCGCGGCCTGCGCGCCTACGCGGCCCTGTGCGGCGCCGCCCTGGCCCGGGCCCACGCCCGCTCCGGCGACCGGATCGCCATCGCCGCCTACCTGGGCCGCGCCGACACCTTCGACCGGGCGGTCGCCGCCTTCGCCCACCACTACGCGGAGCTCAACACCGCCGACCACGCCCGCCTCGCCGCCGCCATCGCCGCCGGCGAGGTGCAGTCCGAGGACGCCTGA
- the lpdA gene encoding dihydrolipoyl dehydrogenase: protein MSTHYDVVVLGAGPGGYTAAVRSAQLGLRTAVIEGKYWGGVCLNVGCIPSKALLRNAELAHTVLNEAGLYGIEVDGKVSFDYGKAFSRSRQVADGRVKGVHYLMKKNGITEYDGWGTFVDDHTLQVKLASGGFEMVTFDHCVVAAGATTRLLPGTSLSERVVTYEEQILTEQLPESIVIAGAGAIGVEFAYVLHNYGVKVTIVEFLDRMVPLEDAEVSAELAKQYRKLGIQVLTSTRVDAIDDSDPNKPVRVTVTRDGKQEVLEADKVLQAIGFVPRVQGYGLEATGVQLTERGAIAVDGRGRTSVGHIFAIGDVTAKLMLAHAAEAMAVIAAETIAGAETMEIDFVMVPRATYCQPQVASFGYTEAQAREQGYAVKVAKFPFTANGKAHGLGHPVGFVKVICDETHGELLGAHLIGPEVTELLPELTLAQQWDLTVHEVGRNVHAHPTLGEAVKEAVHGLAGHMINM from the coding sequence ATGAGCACGCACTACGACGTGGTCGTCCTGGGCGCCGGCCCCGGCGGCTACACCGCCGCCGTCCGCTCCGCCCAGCTCGGCCTGCGCACCGCCGTGATCGAGGGCAAGTACTGGGGCGGCGTCTGCCTCAACGTCGGCTGCATCCCCTCGAAGGCCCTGCTGCGCAACGCCGAGCTCGCGCACACCGTGCTGAACGAGGCCGGGCTGTACGGCATCGAGGTCGACGGCAAGGTGTCCTTCGACTACGGCAAGGCGTTCAGCCGCTCCCGGCAGGTCGCCGACGGCCGGGTCAAGGGCGTCCACTACCTGATGAAGAAGAACGGCATCACCGAGTACGACGGCTGGGGCACCTTCGTCGACGACCACACGCTGCAGGTCAAGCTCGCCTCGGGCGGCTTCGAGATGGTCACCTTCGACCACTGCGTCGTCGCGGCCGGCGCCACCACCCGGCTGCTGCCCGGCACTTCGCTCAGCGAACGGGTCGTCACCTACGAGGAGCAGATCCTCACCGAGCAGCTGCCGGAGTCGATCGTCATCGCGGGCGCCGGCGCGATCGGCGTCGAGTTCGCGTACGTGCTGCACAACTACGGCGTGAAGGTCACCATCGTCGAGTTCCTGGACCGGATGGTGCCGCTGGAGGACGCCGAGGTGTCCGCCGAACTCGCCAAGCAGTACCGCAAGCTGGGCATCCAGGTGCTCACCTCCACCCGGGTCGACGCGATCGACGACTCCGACCCGAACAAGCCGGTGAGGGTCACCGTCACCCGGGACGGCAAGCAGGAGGTGCTGGAGGCCGACAAGGTGCTCCAGGCGATCGGCTTCGTGCCGCGGGTGCAGGGCTACGGCCTGGAGGCCACCGGCGTGCAGCTCACCGAGCGCGGCGCGATCGCCGTGGACGGGCGGGGCCGCACCAGCGTCGGGCACATCTTCGCGATCGGCGACGTCACCGCGAAGCTGATGCTCGCGCACGCCGCCGAGGCGATGGCCGTGATCGCCGCCGAGACCATCGCCGGGGCGGAGACCATGGAGATCGACTTCGTGATGGTCCCGCGCGCCACCTACTGCCAGCCGCAGGTCGCCAGCTTCGGGTACACCGAGGCGCAGGCCCGGGAGCAGGGGTACGCGGTCAAGGTCGCCAAGTTCCCGTTCACCGCGAACGGCAAGGCGCACGGCCTCGGGCACCCGGTCGGCTTCGTCAAGGTGATCTGCGACGAGACCCACGGCGAGCTGCTCGGCGCCCACCTGATCGGCCCCGAGGTCACCGAGCTGCTGCCGGAACTGACGCTGGCCCAGCAGTGGGACCTCACGGTGCACGAGGTGGGCCGCAACGTGCACGCCCACCCGACGCTGGGCGAGGCCGTCAAGGAGGCCGTCCACGGCCTGGCCGGGCACATGATCAACATGTAG